One region of Flavobacterium sp. GSB-24 genomic DNA includes:
- a CDS encoding DUF4295 domain-containing protein has protein sequence MAKKTVASLQTSSKRLSKAIKMVKSPKTGAYTFVESIMAPEEVDEFLKKK, from the coding sequence ATGGCAAAGAAAACCGTAGCATCGTTACAAACATCTTCTAAGAGATTATCAAAAGCCATCAAAATGGTAAAATCTCCTAAAACTGGTGCGTATACATTCGTAGAATCTATTATGGCTCCTGAAGAAGTTGATGAATTCTTGAAAAAGAAATAA
- the rpmG gene encoding 50S ribosomal protein L33, with protein MAKKGNRIQVILECTEHKTSGVPGTSRYITTKNKKNTPDRLEIKKFNPILKRVTVHKEIK; from the coding sequence ATGGCAAAGAAAGGTAATAGAATCCAAGTAATTTTAGAATGTACTGAGCACAAGACTTCTGGTGTTCCAGGAACTTCTAGATATATTACAACTAAGAACAAAAAAAATACTCCAGACAGATTAGAGATTAAGAAATTTAATCCAATCTTAAAAAGAGTAACTGTTCATAAAGAAATTAAGTAA
- the rpmB gene encoding 50S ribosomal protein L28: MSRVCDLTGKRAMVGNNVSHAMNKTKRKFSVNLVKKRFYLPEEDRWITLRVAASTIKTINKNGITAVLKKAQSEGFIK; this comes from the coding sequence ATGTCAAGAGTTTGTGACCTTACAGGTAAAAGAGCGATGGTAGGAAATAACGTTTCTCACGCTATGAACAAAACTAAGAGAAAGTTTTCTGTAAACTTAGTTAAAAAGCGTTTTTATCTTCCAGAAGAAGATAGATGGATTACTCTTAGAGTAGCAGCATCTACGATAAAAACAATTAATAAAAATGGAATCACTGCTGTTTTGAAAAAAGCACAGTCAGAAGGATTTATCAAATAA